The window TATGTTACTCTGGCTCTTCTGCGCTGCCCAAATGAAAAGATTTTACGCTTAAACAAATGCAGTTTTATTACTTGGTAAACAAGTGTGAGTTGTCATATGTCTGtccaaataaatgtaaacttcACAAATCAACAGACATCTACATTGCAGTTCAGTGGTACTGCATATGCCTACTGCTGTTGAATTAGGGTGAAGCAGTGTCACTTGTCTGGATGTTCCATTCACATCAGGAACTAAGTTCATTTTGTTATTTGCAAAACTTCCTAAGATCTTCTTCTGACCACTACATGTGTTTCGATTTCAAAGCCATCATTGCAGTAGGGGTTCGGGTCAGCGCGAGCCGAGGGCTTCCTAATGGCACGGCGGATGAGTTTGTAGAGAGCCACCAGAGGGATGGGAATAACAGGGACTAGGCAGAGAAGGACGATAATGGCAAAGACCCAGTCTGGGTATGGCGTCTGTTCAGTTTGGGGGAATAGGTCCTAAAAAAGGAGAGACATAAATTAATACTTCATGTAGCCAGGTGTGAAGTACAACCACTGACACTGGGGTTCATGGATGACTGCATTACCAGTTAATCTCCAGTTTATTTAccagtttatttattcattgccAGAAGAAAATCTTCTGTTTGTAATTATTAATATGTTAGTTATAGCTGCTCATTGACACCCCAGTTGCTTACGTAATCTGGGTTCCATGCAGGGTAGCTGGGGTGTTGCTGTGCTTGGATGACCACATAGGCAATCAGCACCACCAGGAGCATTACAGGGCTAATCACCATCCAGCAGGCTTTCCAAAAGATGTTGGGCCTCCTCCCAGTCATAAAATATAAATCTTCACTGAAGCTATGAGAGGAAACAAGGGATCAGAGGAACTGCTGAACAAATTCAGATTTAAATTTTACCACTGCCCACCTAATGAAGTAAAGTACAGTGTAATTGTAAACAGGGACTCTAGCATTAATTGCACCTAGTGTTATACAGTAATATCACTTTTTTTCAGTCCAAGCTGTCAGAAAGGAGTGTCACAATAGTAAAAAAGTGCATTtgtatattaaataatattGGAAAAATTTACTTTTTCATTCCACGGATATAAATGACCGCAGTAATCTCAAAAAAGGCAATAATAAGGAGAGGCACAGAGCCCACATAGCCATTGAAGACCTCCACCCAGTAGTTCCCAGAACCCAGGGTGAAGATGAGAGCTGTCAGAAAGGATACTAGGCAGACGAGCCCTAAAAATAGAGAACAATTGTTTTACAGAGAGATCCTTTCCAACCATGTCCGGACAATTTAAGATGGCGCGTTGTTACAGTACCTGTTAAAACTTCATTAGGCATCCACTTGGGAACCATTTTGAGGTCGCGAATGGGTGTGAGGACTCCCTCAATGTTGCCAAACATGGAGGACAGACCGAGGCAGAAGAGCATGACGAAGAACAATATGGCCCATATCTGTGAGGCTGGCATCTCTTTGACGGCTTCTGTGAAGACAATAAAAGCCAGGCCGGTACCTGAAGCGCTCTGAGAGGGATGAAAGGGAAGCAGAAAGATAAGGAGCACGTCCAGCAATCTGCTGCAATCTGGGAAGGACGGCAGGAAGAAAACATTCATTTGGACGTTTTACCTGGTCAAGGAATGTCTGCAGGTCACAGGACTTCAGTTGCAAACTGGTCACCGCCTCATAGTGAGTTTCATTCAGATACTTAAACCACTGCTTGTAGTTGTCTAATGTTATGTTTTGATCTGAAATCTCAAAGTGGTTGGTCAAAACCAAGATGTTTCTGTAGACGACAAACCAACAAATATTCCTTACTGATATTGAAAATACTTTTGAAAGTGTAGCTATAAAGGCTTCTGGTCCAATGCTttcagtatactgtacatactctTGTAAACAGGAGTTGTAGGCAGTGGTAGCTTTAAATCCCAGAATAGAGAAGATTGGAATGGAGGCGTACAGAGACGTGGCGCTGTTTATTACTCCCACTAAAACAGCGTCCCTCTCACAGTTGTTTCTAAAAGACACAGAAAAGTGTAACAGATCCGCCCATATTTAAACAGAGCTTACTGAAGAGTTTTAGTTTCTACAGTACCTTTCTGAATTGTAGCTGGAGAAGGCTATAAGACCTCCAAAGGCCACCGACAAAGAGAAGAAGATCTGGGTTGCAGCGTCCAGCCACACCTGGGGGTTCTTCAGTATCTCCCACTGAGGACAGCATGAAGACCATCAGGTCATCGTGTTCGTGAAACGCAGTGCAATGCTACATCAGCTGTGTTAGCAAGGCGTGGTCAAACTCACATCAGGAGTGAAGAGGTAGATTAGTCCGTCAGTGGCTCCAGGCAGAGTGAGGCCTCGGATCAGGAAGATGGTCAGTACCAGATAAGGGAAGGTGGCTGTGACGTACACAGCctgacatgcagacacacagtggaGCCCTCATGAACtgttttatgtcttattttCCCAGCATTGatttacatttagtgtcttgTAGATAAACCGACCTTTCCCATGGACTCAATGCCTTTGATGAAGCAGATGTAGACCACACACCAGGCGCTGGCCAGACAGACGACCATCCACCACTGCAGGGAGCCACTCGTCTCTATGTTAGGTGTGATGTTCAGGGTCTCACGGTACCAGAAGTAATTCACGGAAGTGCTCTTTTCACACTCCACGTTATATTCTGTAATAATATACAAGCGCAACATTTGTAATGTGGAAATGTTTAACTTTTAAGGCTTTCTATTTAAATAGTCTGTGTCCTCAGGTTCAAAAATGTGTTCGATTTTgttatagaaataaaataaactctTGACTTCCACACAGAGTAACTGGATTCTGGGTAAAGCACTACACTATATTATTAATATCACTGATATATAAATCTAAGATCTGAAAataacatttagattttattcCATATTCATTAACAATAAAATAGTAAAAGAAAGTGTGAGTAAGCCAGGGTTAAACCTACATTAGTTCACATTATGCAGTATGAAACACACCTCATTCCATTTTGACTGCTGATGTGCAGGCAATAGATGTATTGAGAGCAGCTATAGTGACAGATAAAGTAGATGTATTTTGTTGTTACCTGTGAGGCTTTCATTGAGAGGACAATAACTCCACGGCAGGGGGTTTTGGAATGAGTGGAAGAAGTACCAGAGAACCCAGGCCAGAATGGTGTTGTAGAAAATACCCACCAGGAATGACACAATCATTGAAGCAAtacctaaataaaaaaaatgcccCCCATAATAAACCTTTCAATCCACaaaaatgtggaaaataaaTTATGTCCATCACTTctaatatttcatatttatgcAACAATGGTAGGTTACCCACCGACTCCTCCCAGCAGTGGTGAGATAGCATTCCAGACGCCGATGCTGCCCATGCGGAGCCTCTGTCCAATAGCCAGCTCCAGGTAGAGCAGGGGGAGGCCCTCGAACACCAGCGCTATGAGGTAGGGAATAAGGAATGCACCTGATGGCAAGAAGTAAATTTTTAACTCACAGTTACACGTCGGCATAATTATCTGTGTCTAGATCATCTGCTAATCGTCTATAAAGAACTACCGTTGTCTTAAGTCCGCTGTAATGAGTTCTTTTAAAGGCAGAGCCTTCAGTCAATCGATATATAGTATCAGGCAATGATTTGTCAACTCCTGTTGTTTGTTAAACATTCATAGCTGTTTGAAACTGTCGGAGGCTACAGAAAACTACCGgtacacatttactgtatagcaGCCTACACTGTAAAATCAAacttattatttaaatgtgaggcgcttatttattatttaaatgtttataacTTATCCaattgaaaacattttgtaaGACATATTTGTGCAAGGAGATATCTTGTTCATGGTGCCACTGACACAGATATTGATTGTTTGATGTTGTTGGTGGATTGATATCAAATCCTGTGTCACAAGTTTCATATTGCAGGATTAAATGTTCTCAGCCATTTAAATTCATGGAAATAGGAACTTAATTAGATCTAAACTTAATTTAGTGAAACTTAATTTAGTGACAACTTGAGCAAAACTTTATCTAAAAGTTAATTTAGGTTAAAGGAATTCACCAAATCGCTGCTGATGATTTACAGTGTGCCTGAGGGACATTGTGTAGAGGAAAGTGTGAAGAAATTAACCCAAGTCATTGTGCAAATATGCTCAAATCTAAGCAACAAAAACAGTGGCTGAATCATTAACACCCAGAATGTATATTTTTTCAGTTCTGTGAATGAGTTTAGCAGTGTCAAAAattgaaaacacatttacagtatgagaCTGGTAGGCCATTCTGCGATATTTCCTTACACTTTTGTAAAAGTTATTtactacaaaaaaacaaaattaacatCCCCACCAATCACTGGATGTGCCCTATATAGGATAAATATGCAAAAAGATGACCAGCACAGTACCAAGCAAGGCTAAACAAAGGCTGAGCCGTGTCCCAGACACCGCCTGTGGAAACCTCAGAGTCAATATGTCGATAGTCGATAGAGCCTTTACACATTCACCAGATttggctgtttgctcaggttaACCCTTACCCTGACATCTGTGGCTGTGGAGCTCAAGATGTGTGACTGAACTATGAGGAAGTATAACAACAGAACTCGGGACAGAAACAAAGCCGCTACCAAGGATTTGTAATAATCTTTAAATATCTGTTTCGCAAGGAAAACGTAGTATTGTTAAGTAGAAAATCTAAAAAGTCATTAGCTAATGCATTTCCCTGGCCATCAATGCACCATCAATcatgacaaaaaataaaaacaaaaccacacattgaaGCCCTACTGAACTTGATACTGTTGATAACTaaacaacaaataacaaacaatgTCAATATCTCAAATATAATATTCACAATATTTTTGAACAGTTTAGTCAGTTTAATTTCTTCACTTTAATTTCTTACTTCAATtagtaacaaataaataaattaacgtGTAGCCACTCACCTCCTCCATAAATTTGACACAGGTAAGGAAAGCGCCAAACATTTCCAAGTCCCACTGCAAAGCCAATACAGGTCAACAGGTACTGAACCTTGTTGTCCCACTTGGGTCGCTCCTCCACCTCAGAGGGTTTTGCTTCGCCCATCCTCAGTTGACAAACCTTCTTTGCACAATCCCAGTTCTGTAAATTCTATCTGATACTTCAGAAAGTAGGAGTTTAGGCAATGTTTAATTTAGTCCAAACGTCTCCCGATCTCTGCTGTAATAGTACAGTAGAAGTACTGCCTTAGTTGGTTTGGTTGAAGTGATGTCCAGTGCACCTTTCTCGTCTACTGTCTGACTCCCTAGTAGGGAGTGTTTACCTAGTGCACTTGAATGTCCTATCAGTTGCGGTTTAAATCTGGGATGCAGCCTTTATATTCAAGTCCCCACAGCGATAGACGATGTCAGTTGTTATGATTTTATGGTGAAACCCTTTCTGTTTAAATAGGAGAGTGATACTGTAAGCCATAAATTTAtagataaaataaatgaatagtaCAATAAAATCAATACAGCTCCGCCAGGTGCCAAGatacagttttatttaatcaaTTCAACTTTAGACATACAGGAAATGTACTTTATGGGATTCCTGTTTGAGGTTTTTAGATGTTTTGAGATTATCTAAATTCAGTGTATTAAAGGAAgataaaacatactgtagcatctgacccagtgttttttgtttatgtacagattaaaaaaagaaataaaactatAACTCAGTAATGATAAACTCATCATGTCCTTGTTTCTTTGCTATTACTGTCATCGAAAGTCACCCTGCTCTTCCTTGAATCCTTGAATCAATAACTCCAAGCTGGGTTGTTTGGTTTGCTGAGGATTAAGGTcgtctctgcaggagctgaattGCTTCTGAAGTGCTTGATGTAGAGTTACCCAATAGCTGGTTACTGTTTGCATTGTTGAACATGCAGGTTGACCTTGTTCTTAGTGGAAAAACATGTGTTAGAGCAAATCCTAACTAACGCTCagttaatataaaaaaaggaagaatTATGAGCTTATGTTTGATACTGCACCTGTCACAAACAAATCCGATGTTCacatttagcaaaaaaaaaacacaataggaAGGGATAAGACCACCATGAACAGGAGGAATGATTTTACATACAGATACTGTGcctgctgtactgtagctatagCCTATGGGCACCTGACCTTAAAGGCAGAATAAATATAAACTCAAGCAGTGCTGGAGTGAATATGCAGAGGATTTTGTGTGATTGACGACTCCATGTAGTTCTTCTGCCACCTCGTGGTGGTAATGCAAATCTGCAAAACGCTGCACATCATCAGCACTCATGTATTACTCACATTGCTGGGATCACTACCTGGTTACATGCTCACATTTTGAAGTTCACGTTTCCTTGTGGGAAACCAGCATCTGGTCCCCATGAGGTGCGGGATCACGTGATTGTTTGAGGTAAAGACGATGGTTAGGCCTGGATGAAGGcttgtactgtagctgagcgtttagttgtgatggttgtGATAAAAGATTAAACAGAACGACATGTATATATAGTAGCTCTCTTACTCATGATGGTACAAAAAAACCTATTTCACTTTCTTTCACACACAAGGACTTTGCCTTCCTTGTGAGGACCAGATGCAGGTTTACAGTTATTTTTCGACTAGGCTTGAGTTGTGCCTGTAGTTAACATACTTAATTAGGAATCTTACTGCATGAACATAATATACATGCTTGTTAGATGTAGCAGTTTCACACAGGAAATGTGCAGATATTTCTAAAGGAAATATAAACATAACAACACAATTATTGTGTATGTCTTCCTTGCTGACCCATTTGCTAGTTCAGCTTAATTCCTTGTTTTGAGGTCCCTTTGAGTATTTAAGGTTTTTAAGTAAGATTTTGTAGTGTTTCtgtttaagttttattttatttctccagGACAGATGGATGCGCTCCATCTCCCCTATTGTAGATTCTTGTGGAATTTGGCTTTGTGGCCTTATCTCAGCAAAATGAGGTGATTCCCTCATTAAAGCTTGTCCCTGATAAGGAAGTGGTTAAAGGCATGAGATTCAGACTTGACTACATTTTTACTGGAGACAAGCCTCCGGTCCACACCTTGCTTAATAAATGACCAGCATCACATCAGGGTCAAAGTGTATTTGGTGACTTTGGTCCTGCCACCTCATGTTTTGATTACCTGACTTCTGTCATAACTATGTCCACTTGGTACTAATTATTGTATGAATGGTTAtttcatgtatgtgtgtgtctgtagcagGTTTGGTCCAAAAAAAACAGACCTGAGCACCTGCTCATTTCTAATTTTGGAGAATGCAACATGGGtgtacatacatgtactgtagtattGTACCGATGTACTATTTATGCTATATATAAATGCTATATATAACAGCTGTAGATGGAAACTATACAGTAAAGATTTTGcctctaataaaaaaaaacagctaaaatGTATAATTGCTAGGTTAGtaataaaattagaaaaaaacaactacAGGATATACCTTCTAATCAGAGCAAtacaacaaattaaatattcatgcatTTTGTTGTATTTGATTATGTTTCAATCACTTTAAGAGATTTCACTCATTTGTACTGTGGGTACGTTCTTTTTCTTGCAGCAAACGAGGACCAGCCGACATAACGCATACACAGGGACGACCAGACTGGGGACACCTGCTAAAAGTAAGATGACCACGCTGATCCATGAAGGATATGGCACAGATGTCAGAGACGGGAACTCCTCCTGTAAAGCACAGGACATACAGTGAAGACAGGTGTAGCAGGCTGGGGGGAATCCATAAGCATAACGGGTGTTTAGACCACAGAGTTAGGGTTCTTACAGAATTCATGTCCCAGACTAAATAGTTGAGATCCTCTTGTGTTTGGGTCACCAGGTAGAAAACTAAGATGACCAGGATGATTAGCGGACTGACAAACCTCCATGAAACTCTCCAGAAGATAGAGGGCTTGTATCCGATCATGAACTCCAAGTCCTCGTAGAATCTGCCACATGAAAGGCCTTAAGTTACAGGTTTTAATACAATGTGAatgttaatattatataatactaAATTAGTAAGCTAAATGCTACGGGGACGTCTGTAGAGCAAAGTGGCTGCAGTAACCATACTGTACCCCTCTGTACTTATTTTCCTAGAATAGAACTCAAGGCTAATGAGGTAATTCTACTATTTACACTGTGCTGTGCACCAACCTGTCTATGCCATAGAAGTAAACAACTGCAATCATCTCAAACAGGCCGGTGGTTAGCAGGGGAACGGATCCGGCGAAGTTGTCAAAGAGCGTTACCCAATAAATCCCTGACTGCTGCGCGAACAGGAGGGAGATGATGAAGGCGACGACACACGTTGTTCCTGAGACACATGCAGTAACGGGATAGATTTTGTTGGAGGAGGCCACTAATATAGGTGCCTGGCAACGGGTTTATCTTTGGCTGCAGTATAGAAAATACCAGTTAGGGCTTCCTGAGGCCATCTATGAGGAAACATCTTTAGGTCTTTCAAGGGGACCACCACTCCTTCAATGTTTCCGAATAGGGTTGACAAGCCCAGGCAGAGAAGCATGATGAAGAAGAGGACAGACCAGGCTGGAGCGCCAGGCATTTTAGTGATGGCTTCTGTAAACACAATAAAGGCCAGACCTGTTCCCTCCACTCCCTGAGCAAACACAAGGAGGATTAGAGCAAGTTAAAGAACATTAGCTCATGAATCTTAGATTCTTTAATATACTGTACGGTTACCTCACTGAGTAGGTTCTGCAAGTCGCACGTTTTGATGTCTAATCCATGAACAATATCTGGGTAGGTGCTGTTGAGGCGATCAAGCACTGCTTCATAGTTACTCTCAGTGATGTTCTCTTCAAATGGAAGatcaaatgtatttaataaCGTCATGATGTTTCTAGGAACAAAGTGTGCCGGATTAGGAAGTAAATTGCATAGTATTAAATTGGAACATTAAGGACTTAAGGGACTAGCCTAATCTTCATGGCCACATACTGTGAATACTTAC is drawn from Betta splendens chromosome 11, fBetSpl5.4, whole genome shotgun sequence and contains these coding sequences:
- the slc6a18 gene encoding inactive sodium-dependent neutral amino acid transporter B(0)AT3 codes for the protein MGEAKPSEVEERPKWDNKVQYLLTCIGFAVGLGNVWRFPYLCQIYGGGAFLIPYLIALVFEGLPLLYLELAIGQRLRMGSIGVWNAISPLLGGVGIASMIVSFLVGIFYNTILAWVLWYFFHSFQNPLPWSYCPLNESLTEYNVECEKSTSVNYFWYRETLNITPNIETSGSLQWWMVVCLASAWCVVYICFIKGIESMGKAVYVTATFPYLVLTIFLIRGLTLPGATDGLIYLFTPDWEILKNPQVWLDAATQIFFSLSVAFGGLIAFSSYNSERNNCERDAVLVGVINSATSLYASIPIFSILGFKATTAYNSCLQENILVLTNHFEISDQNITLDNYKQWFKYLNETHYEAVTSLQLKSCDLQTFLDQSASGTGLAFIVFTEAVKEMPASQIWAILFFVMLFCLGLSSMFGNIEGVLTPIRDLKMVPKWMPNEVLTGLVCLVSFLTALIFTLGSGNYWVEVFNGYVGSVPLLIIAFFEITAVIYIRGMKNFSEDLYFMTGRRPNIFWKACWMVISPVMLLVVLIAYVVIQAQQHPSYPAWNPDYDLFPQTEQTPYPDWVFAIIVLLCLVPVIPIPLVALYKLIRRAIRKPSARADPNPYCNDGFEIETHVVVRRRS